The following are encoded in a window of Bacillus oleivorans genomic DNA:
- the sufU gene encoding Fe-S cluster assembly sulfur transfer protein SufU: MSFNNLDALYRQVIMDHYKNPRNKGQLENGTLTIDMNNPTCGDRIHLTMNVEDGIVKAAKFEGEGCSISMASASMMTQIIKGKEIQTALKLSEVFSDMMQGKDYDDSIDLGDIEALQGVSKFPARIKCATLAWKAMEKGLKE, from the coding sequence ATGTCTTTTAATAATTTAGATGCTTTATACCGTCAAGTCATTATGGATCATTATAAAAACCCTAGAAATAAAGGGCAGCTTGAAAATGGGACATTAACCATCGACATGAATAACCCAACTTGTGGTGACAGAATTCATCTCACTATGAATGTGGAAGATGGTATAGTCAAGGCTGCCAAGTTTGAGGGAGAAGGCTGTTCGATTTCAATGGCCTCTGCCTCTATGATGACCCAAATCATTAAAGGGAAAGAGATTCAGACAGCTTTAAAACTATCTGAAGTCTTCTCTGATATGATGCAAGGCAAAGACTACGACGATTCAATCGATTTAGGTGATATAGAAGCACTGCAAGGTGTTTCCAAATTCCCAGCGAGAATTAAATGTGCAACCCTCGCATGGAAGGCAATGGAAAAGGGTTTGAAAGAATAG
- a CDS encoding cysteine desulfurase has product MAISMQDVRQLFPILNQEVNGKPLVYLDSSATSQKPLSVIQTLDDYYEGYNSNVHRGVHTLGTKATDRYEGAREKVRAFINASSTEEVIFTRGTTTSINTVAVSYAREHVKEGDEIVITYMEHHSNLIPWQQVAKKTGATLKYIPLEEDGTLNLDKVRETITPHTKVVSVTHVSNVLGTINPIKDITKIAHENGAIMVVDGAQAAPHIRVDVRDLDVDFYAFSSHKMCGPTGIGVLYGKKHLLEEMEPVEFGGEMIDFVGLHDSSWKELPWKFEAGTPIIAGAIGLGAAIDFLEEIGLENISQHEHSLTEYALHKMSEIEGITIFGPIDSAKRAGLVTFNIQDVHPHDVATVLDAEGIAVRAGHHCAQVLMKWLNVSATARASFYLYNTKDDIDKLVKGLVTAKEYFSDVF; this is encoded by the coding sequence ATGGCAATTTCTATGCAGGATGTCCGGCAGCTTTTTCCAATCTTGAATCAAGAAGTAAATGGAAAGCCTTTAGTGTATTTAGATAGTTCGGCTACATCCCAAAAACCTTTATCTGTCATTCAAACATTAGATGACTACTATGAAGGCTATAACTCAAACGTTCACCGTGGTGTTCACACACTAGGGACGAAAGCGACTGACCGATATGAAGGAGCACGAGAAAAGGTTCGTGCCTTTATCAACGCTTCCTCAACGGAAGAAGTTATATTTACTAGAGGGACAACAACTTCTATTAATACGGTTGCAGTCAGTTACGCAAGGGAACATGTAAAAGAGGGTGACGAGATTGTCATCACTTACATGGAGCACCACAGTAACCTGATTCCCTGGCAGCAGGTTGCTAAGAAAACAGGTGCGACATTAAAATATATCCCGCTAGAAGAAGATGGAACGCTTAATTTAGATAAGGTAAGAGAAACGATTACACCTCATACAAAGGTAGTTTCTGTTACCCACGTATCAAACGTATTAGGAACCATCAATCCAATAAAAGACATTACAAAGATTGCTCATGAAAATGGTGCTATAATGGTAGTAGACGGTGCTCAGGCAGCTCCGCATATCCGTGTCGATGTTCGAGATTTGGATGTTGATTTTTACGCGTTTTCTTCACATAAAATGTGCGGTCCAACCGGAATCGGCGTATTATATGGGAAAAAGCATCTGTTAGAGGAAATGGAGCCGGTTGAATTCGGCGGAGAAATGATTGACTTTGTCGGTCTTCATGATTCCAGCTGGAAAGAGCTCCCGTGGAAGTTTGAAGCGGGCACACCTATAATAGCAGGTGCGATCGGTTTAGGTGCTGCGATTGATTTCCTAGAAGAAATCGGGTTGGAAAATATCTCGCAGCATGAGCATAGTTTAACGGAGTATGCATTGCATAAAATGTCAGAAATAGAAGGTATTACGATTTTTGGACCAATCGATTCGGCAAAACGGGCCGGTCTGGTTACCTTTAATATTCAAGATGTTCATCCGCATGATGTGGCAACCGTCCTCGATGCAGAAGGGATTGCAGTTCGTGCGGGCCACCACTGTGCTCAAGTCTTAATGAAATGGCTGAATGTTTCAGCAACGGCTCGGGCAAGCTTTTACTTATACAACACCAAAGATGACATTGACAAATTAGTAAAAGGGCTTGTCACAGCAAAGGAGTATTTTTCAGATGTCTTTTAA